In Paenibacillus sp. G2S3, a single window of DNA contains:
- a CDS encoding helicase-associated domain-containing protein: MNQLSAEALEVLKRLCAAYAAQPFDEGKEERLRPTTLCRAEQKLAMNELRRAGLLTARHKILGEKLYQIPVEQLSALEQEFFPYQPKFLEGYSVNLSMEAGAGLTVDLFRALLFTAREGLPLTAKGIIYKKNLNRLAAQLSFQEEHLLGLSMGSPSDEMNELPAALMVDIMLCLGLITRLKTGYRLDQDMLERWLQLPEARMTDILYGIAIHRFGSMGPADQHFRYLISSTSIVPEKWLELPELLDWMGDMNLTGNVARNELEQSSLHWLRCLTGFGWCELGSTPEGIQCFRWTAAKPKLMSGSVSFSDSMAENSNVQFIVQPDFEVLIPPEVSYIVRWTLAECAELLQTDTMWSFRLTREMLVHASERGMPPQEAIAWIRDHALGGLPSVVELSLEQWGKSIGRTSLSEVILLTCQKEEDGAAIAAHPRLQDSLKRIGPLHFLVSPESVEQMRKELFLAGLAPSRMIGGREEEEADAVWTSLHQEVETEQEMYSLPALNAELRLLHSGNPFLNLPVISPEQEEDILLGGENIPQIWSKEWRHYHSSTAQKVMEQGLRWGIKVRFSLNDQMLDFIPSRIKGNPWTVAGHLLYNDGEKVEEIELTPEDWKEMKLVIPKRRRNSSSAEASDYGMIEKSTEFGRTLT, from the coding sequence TTGAACCAGTTATCAGCGGAAGCGTTAGAGGTCTTAAAGCGATTATGTGCTGCTTACGCGGCCCAGCCCTTTGACGAAGGGAAAGAAGAGCGTTTGCGCCCTACGACGCTCTGTCGGGCAGAGCAAAAGCTTGCAATGAATGAACTGCGGCGCGCGGGGCTGTTAACTGCAAGGCATAAAATATTGGGGGAAAAGCTGTACCAGATTCCGGTTGAACAGCTATCAGCGCTAGAACAAGAATTCTTCCCTTACCAACCAAAGTTCTTAGAGGGTTATTCAGTGAATCTATCCATGGAGGCGGGAGCTGGACTGACAGTAGATTTGTTTCGGGCTTTGCTGTTCACTGCTCGTGAAGGCTTGCCTTTGACCGCTAAGGGAATTATTTATAAAAAAAATCTAAATCGCTTAGCGGCTCAGCTTTCTTTTCAGGAAGAACATTTACTGGGGCTCTCAATGGGCAGTCCTTCGGATGAAATGAATGAACTGCCAGCAGCTCTTATGGTAGATATCATGTTGTGTCTTGGGCTTATTACCAGACTAAAAACAGGCTATAGACTTGACCAGGATATGCTGGAACGTTGGTTGCAACTACCTGAGGCAAGGATGACTGACATCCTGTATGGGATTGCGATTCATCGCTTTGGAAGCATGGGGCCTGCCGATCAGCATTTTCGTTATTTGATATCTAGCACTTCTATTGTACCAGAGAAATGGCTGGAATTGCCTGAGCTTCTGGACTGGATGGGAGATATGAATTTAACCGGAAACGTCGCTCGAAATGAGCTGGAACAATCAAGCTTGCACTGGCTTCGTTGTCTAACAGGCTTTGGGTGGTGCGAACTGGGGAGCACGCCTGAGGGTATTCAGTGTTTTCGCTGGACGGCTGCAAAACCAAAGCTGATGTCGGGTAGTGTGTCTTTCTCTGATTCAATGGCAGAGAATTCGAATGTGCAATTTATTGTGCAGCCTGATTTTGAAGTCCTGATTCCACCGGAGGTATCCTATATTGTTCGCTGGACTTTAGCTGAATGCGCTGAACTACTGCAAACGGATACGATGTGGAGCTTTCGACTGACTCGTGAGATGCTTGTACATGCATCAGAGCGAGGGATGCCTCCACAAGAAGCGATAGCTTGGATAAGAGATCATGCACTGGGTGGTCTGCCCTCTGTGGTGGAGCTGTCTTTAGAGCAATGGGGAAAAAGCATTGGCCGAACCTCACTCTCCGAAGTGATTTTGCTGACTTGCCAGAAGGAAGAGGATGGAGCGGCTATCGCAGCTCATCCGCGTCTGCAAGATAGCCTTAAGCGTATCGGCCCGCTTCATTTCCTTGTATCTCCAGAGTCTGTGGAGCAGATGCGCAAGGAGTTGTTCTTAGCAGGATTGGCTCCTTCTAGGATGATTGGAGGACGTGAGGAGGAGGAAGCTGACGCTGTTTGGACTTCATTGCATCAAGAAGTAGAAACTGAGCAAGAAATGTATTCACTCCCAGCACTAAATGCTGAACTAAGGCTGCTTCACAGCGGGAATCCATTTTTAAACTTACCTGTTATTTCTCCTGAGCAGGAGGAGGATATCTTATTAGGTGGAGAAAATATACCACAGATCTGGAGTAAGGAATGGCGCCATTATCATAGCTCAACCGCTCAGAAAGTAATGGAGCAAGGGTTGAGATGGGGAATTAAGGTGCGTTTTTCCTTAAACGACCAAATGTTGGATTTCATCCCCTCCCGAATAAAAGGGAATCCTTGGACAGTGGCAGGGCATCTGCTGTATAACGATGGTGAAAAGGTTGAAGAAATAGAGCTGACCCCTGAAGACTGGAAGGAAATGAAGTTAGTTATTCCCAAAAGGCGAAGAAATTCCTCTTCTGCTGAAGCGAGTGATTATGGTATGATAGAAAAGTCTACTGAATTCGGTAGAACATTAACGTAG
- a CDS encoding YlbF family regulator has protein sequence MSVAELNTVDMAEVLTYAYELGDMINQSAEVSDYLYWKGRVDSNPEIQAMVKQLQAKKELFEETQRFGHFHPNYHSAKDEVSAVEAELEKFEEVALFKQAEKTLDDILHSMSEAIAFSVSDSIKVPSNDPSPKGGCGSGGKCSCG, from the coding sequence ATGAGCGTAGCGGAATTAAATACGGTCGATATGGCTGAAGTGCTGACATACGCCTATGAATTAGGCGATATGATTAATCAATCCGCCGAAGTGTCGGATTACTTATACTGGAAAGGACGGGTTGATTCGAACCCAGAAATTCAGGCCATGGTCAAACAACTTCAAGCCAAGAAGGAGTTGTTTGAAGAAACACAACGATTCGGACATTTTCATCCGAACTATCATTCAGCGAAGGATGAGGTTTCGGCAGTAGAAGCGGAATTGGAGAAGTTTGAAGAGGTCGCTCTTTTTAAGCAGGCGGAGAAGACTCTTGATGACATTCTGCATTCCATGTCGGAAGCGATTGCTTTTTCAGTATCGGATAGCATTAAAGTACCGAGCAATGATCCTTCCCCTAAAGGTGGATGCGGTAGCGGGGGAAAATGCTCCTGCGGATAA
- a CDS encoding YlbG family protein, protein MFAERTGYIIWVSDVKAARNLEKYGTLHYVSRKMHYAVMYVNAERAEEVMKNVRRLSYVRKIERSYRNEIKTEYTSNGPDKSRNYGM, encoded by the coding sequence ATGTTTGCGGAACGGACAGGGTACATCATTTGGGTAAGTGACGTTAAAGCGGCACGTAACCTTGAGAAATACGGAACATTACATTATGTTTCTCGGAAAATGCATTATGCTGTGATGTATGTAAATGCAGAACGTGCCGAGGAAGTTATGAAGAATGTCCGCAGACTCTCCTACGTTCGTAAGATCGAAAGATCCTATCGTAACGAAATTAAGACAGAGTATACCAGTAATGGGCCGGACAAGTCCCGTAATTACGGTATGTAA
- a CDS encoding selenium metabolism-associated LysR family transcriptional regulator: MNFHQLHIFYTVLERGSFSAAAQTLHMTQPAVTMQVQALEDYFGTKLFNRSTKKIVLSEAGRTLMPYALRSIQLMRETDQAMSAFTHMLEGRLQLGASLTIGEYVLPRLLGPFGKQYPNISIMMKVMNTSQIMEEILKHQLNFGLIEAPVTHPDMVIEPVMGDELKLIVPHDHPLAEQQEVTLEDVLKHPFVLREQGSGTRSVMEEQLFSKGLDPGTMKVVMELGSTGAVKSAVEAGLGITIISTSSVKHEVALGLLKIVNISDASFKRQFYAIHLKSTLLPISAVTFLTFLREHSNDN, encoded by the coding sequence ATGAACTTTCATCAATTACATATCTTTTATACGGTCTTAGAGCGGGGGAGCTTCTCGGCAGCGGCGCAGACACTGCATATGACTCAACCAGCAGTGACCATGCAAGTACAAGCGCTAGAGGATTATTTTGGAACCAAGCTCTTCAATCGTTCTACCAAAAAAATCGTGCTCTCTGAAGCAGGGCGTACTCTAATGCCATACGCATTGCGCAGTATTCAATTGATGCGTGAGACAGATCAAGCGATGTCGGCGTTTACACATATGTTGGAGGGGCGCTTACAGCTTGGAGCAAGTCTTACCATTGGGGAATATGTGCTGCCACGGCTGTTAGGTCCTTTTGGGAAGCAATATCCAAACATTTCAATCATGATGAAAGTCATGAATACCTCGCAAATTATGGAGGAAATCCTAAAGCATCAATTGAATTTCGGTTTAATCGAAGCGCCGGTGACACATCCTGATATGGTGATTGAGCCAGTGATGGGGGATGAGCTGAAGTTGATTGTGCCCCATGATCATCCGCTGGCAGAGCAGCAAGAGGTTACTCTGGAAGACGTGCTTAAGCATCCTTTCGTATTGCGTGAGCAGGGTTCAGGAACACGGAGTGTTATGGAAGAGCAGCTGTTCTCGAAGGGGCTTGATCCGGGAACGATGAAAGTAGTGATGGAGCTTGGTAGTACGGGAGCTGTGAAGTCGGCAGTGGAGGCTGGACTTGGGATTACAATCATCTCGACCTCTTCTGTAAAGCATGAGGTGGCGCTTGGACTTCTGAAAATCGTGAATATCTCGGATGCCTCATTTAAAAGACAGTTCTACGCTATTCATTTAAAATCGACACTCTTGCCGATTTCTGCAGTGACATTTCTGACTTTTTTGCGCGAGCATTCGAATGATAACTAA
- a CDS encoding PHP domain-containing protein, with product MENETRLEALKGDRSEHVGVGRCDLHTHTQASDGMQPPEENVRLAKEKGLTAVAITDHDTVAGVKEALEAGEKYGITVVPGVEISTRAGGKDIHVLGYFVDPANELFLARLEGLRDTRALRNEAIISKLRGLGIEITLEAVVAGIGRELKPDESIGRPHIADELVRLGVATDMRDAFNKYLAEGAAAYVSPPRIMPEEACDWIIEAGGSPVLAHPVLYGDDQLVRGILERGTFKGIEVYHSDHEHADSERYLTMAEEYGLIITGGSDFHGARQGVIFHGDIGSVTVSANVLEQLKKVAEMLFKSKSDF from the coding sequence ATGGAGAATGAAACTAGACTAGAAGCACTGAAGGGCGACAGATCGGAGCATGTTGGAGTCGGACGATGTGATCTCCATACGCATACTCAAGCCTCTGACGGTATGCAGCCGCCGGAGGAAAATGTACGTCTCGCTAAAGAGAAGGGACTAACCGCTGTTGCCATTACGGATCATGATACTGTGGCTGGTGTGAAGGAAGCTCTCGAAGCAGGAGAGAAGTACGGAATTACTGTTGTACCGGGTGTAGAGATCAGCACTCGTGCTGGTGGAAAAGATATTCACGTCCTTGGTTACTTCGTAGATCCAGCAAATGAATTGTTTCTAGCCCGCTTGGAAGGTCTAAGAGATACCCGGGCACTTAGGAATGAGGCAATCATCTCTAAGTTGCGTGGGCTTGGGATTGAGATTACGCTTGAGGCAGTTGTCGCGGGGATTGGACGGGAACTGAAGCCTGATGAGAGTATCGGTCGGCCACATATTGCTGATGAGTTGGTTCGTCTTGGAGTAGCTACGGATATGAGAGATGCGTTTAATAAGTATTTAGCCGAAGGTGCAGCAGCTTACGTGTCACCCCCACGTATCATGCCCGAGGAAGCCTGTGACTGGATTATCGAGGCAGGTGGATCTCCAGTTTTGGCGCATCCAGTCCTATATGGTGACGATCAGTTGGTACGAGGGATTTTGGAGAGGGGTACTTTTAAAGGGATTGAGGTCTATCATTCGGATCACGAACACGCTGATTCAGAGCGTTACCTAACCATGGCTGAAGAGTATGGTTTGATTATAACTGGTGGCTCGGATTTTCATGGTGCCCGCCAAGGTGTTATATTTCATGGAGATATCGGTAGTGTTACGGTTTCTGCTAATGTGCTGGAACAGTTGAAGAAGGTTGCTGAAATGCTGTTCAAATCAAAAAGTGATTTTTAG
- a CDS encoding NFACT RNA binding domain-containing protein, giving the protein MALDGIVTRAIVHELQSFIGARIGKIYQPNNHDLIFNLRGAGGGGKLLLSANPTYPRLHLTERSSINPSEAPMFCMLMRKHCEGGTIESITQVGMERIIHINVKTRDELGDVSAKKIIIELMGRHSNIILTDLSTGTIIDGIHHVTPSISSYRIVMPGVAYTEPPQQHKLNPLEIGKERFLNLISAAEESALLEEDEKETEPEEIIEGELANLITKEEVEQKPDGSGGPSPSADPIGWMVHAFSGMSPLVAGEIALRLRNDLAIGDTQESTAEFPTKLWEAFQSVMGSVHDFEFSPVSGANAKGKMIFSAIPLSLLGENTKQYNTISECMEDYYGDKAERDTVKQRVSDLIRFLSNERSKNVKKLANLQKDLDEAQDADRYRIWGELLFASLHAVSKGDKQASLVNYYDENQAEMVIPLDPLLSPSDNAQRYFKKYNKYKNSLLVINEQLIKTHEEISYMESLLQQLAHASLNDIEEIRDELVSQGYLRDRSKKGKKKKKATRPTLQVFTSSEGIDIYVGKNNLQNEYVTNRLASPNDTWLHTKDIPGSHVVIRSEEFGDATLEEAAQLAAYFSQAKQSSSVPVDCTLIRHVRKPSGSKPGFVIYDHQKTLFVTPDEDRIKSLPNTLRS; this is encoded by the coding sequence ATGGCATTAGACGGCATTGTTACCCGAGCTATCGTGCACGAACTGCAATCATTCATCGGTGCGCGCATAGGCAAAATATATCAACCGAACAATCACGATCTTATCTTTAACCTGCGGGGTGCCGGCGGCGGCGGTAAGCTATTGCTCTCTGCTAATCCGACATATCCGCGTCTGCATCTTACAGAACGAAGCAGCATAAACCCATCCGAAGCACCTATGTTCTGTATGCTCATGCGTAAGCATTGTGAAGGTGGGACTATCGAGAGTATCACTCAGGTAGGCATGGAACGAATTATTCACATAAATGTTAAGACTAGAGATGAGCTTGGAGACGTCTCCGCCAAAAAGATCATCATAGAGCTCATGGGGCGGCATAGTAATATCATCCTTACAGATCTCAGCACCGGAACGATCATAGACGGCATTCATCATGTTACTCCTTCGATCAGTAGCTACCGGATCGTAATGCCCGGCGTCGCTTACACAGAGCCTCCACAGCAACACAAGCTGAACCCACTGGAGATCGGCAAAGAACGATTTCTCAATTTGATCTCAGCTGCTGAAGAATCCGCTCTACTGGAAGAAGATGAGAAGGAAACCGAACCGGAAGAAATCATTGAAGGTGAGCTCGCTAACCTGATTACAAAAGAAGAAGTTGAGCAGAAGCCTGACGGCTCAGGCGGTCCTTCCCCATCAGCTGACCCGATTGGCTGGATGGTGCATGCCTTCAGCGGAATGAGTCCACTTGTTGCCGGAGAGATTGCTCTTCGTCTCAGAAATGACCTAGCGATAGGTGATACACAGGAATCTACAGCAGAATTCCCAACAAAGTTATGGGAAGCCTTCCAGTCTGTAATGGGATCCGTGCATGATTTCGAATTTTCTCCAGTTTCAGGTGCGAATGCGAAAGGGAAAATGATATTTTCCGCAATTCCGTTATCTCTATTGGGTGAAAATACGAAGCAATATAACACGATTAGTGAGTGTATGGAGGATTATTACGGGGATAAAGCCGAACGAGATACGGTGAAGCAACGGGTAAGTGATCTGATCCGTTTCCTGAGCAACGAACGTAGCAAAAACGTCAAGAAGCTTGCCAATCTACAAAAAGATCTGGACGAAGCTCAGGACGCAGATCGTTACCGCATTTGGGGTGAGTTGCTATTTGCGTCTTTACATGCCGTATCCAAAGGAGATAAGCAAGCTTCATTGGTCAATTATTATGACGAAAATCAGGCAGAAATGGTCATCCCCCTTGACCCTTTATTAAGCCCATCGGATAATGCACAACGTTATTTTAAAAAGTACAACAAATATAAAAACAGCCTTCTTGTAATTAATGAGCAATTGATTAAGACCCATGAGGAAATATCCTACATGGAAAGTTTGCTTCAGCAGCTTGCCCATGCTTCACTGAATGATATTGAGGAAATCCGCGATGAGCTTGTAAGTCAAGGATACCTGCGCGACCGAAGTAAAAAAGGCAAGAAAAAGAAAAAAGCAACCAGACCTACATTGCAGGTCTTCACCTCGTCTGAAGGCATCGACATTTATGTCGGAAAAAACAATTTACAGAACGAATACGTCACCAATCGACTGGCTTCACCTAATGATACTTGGCTACATACCAAGGATATCCCTGGTTCTCACGTTGTCATCCGAAGCGAGGAGTTTGGAGATGCCACACTGGAAGAAGCAGCGCAGCTGGCCGCTTATTTCAGTCAAGCGAAGCAGTCAAGCAGTGTACCTGTAGACTGCACGCTGATCCGCCATGTCCGCAAACCGAGTGGCTCCAAACCCGGATTTGTGATCTATGATCATCAGAAGACGTTGTTTGTCACGCCAGATGAAGATCGCATTAAGAGTCTTCCAAATACGTTGAGAAGCTAA
- a CDS encoding calcium-translocating P-type ATPase, SERCA-type, with the protein MEQNSWHRLGAEELQKMFNVHPRTGLSGEDAAERRKQDGYNELSEGKTVSPFTLLLNQFKDFMVLVLMGATLVSGLLGEYLDAITIIAIILLNGALGFVQEFRAERSLRALKQLSAPSAKVLRGGNSEVIPAKMLVPGDIVLLESGDRIPADIRWLDCSSLYVEESALTGESLPVSKHSDVIHAEEIPLGDQKNLGFMGTMVTRGTGKAIVIRTGMNTEMGKIADLIQNTESQETPLQHRLEQLGKILIYVSLGLTIVVVAAGILHGQPATAMFLAGVSLAVAAIPEGLPAIVTIALALGVQRMIKRKAIVRKLPSVETLGCASVICSDKTGTLTQNKMTVTRLWTGGRGLEVTGEGYAPNGQVLEKGKPVDLKNDQSLRRMLQVGALCSNAEIIETFPTEVRGIRGKRKGKDKDSVVDKSSDSSSIWELKGDPTEGALVALSGKMGLTAQTLAVTYSREKEFPFDSERKLMSVIIGHPGGRMVCTKGAPDVLLNRCSYMLWEGGVVPLTPTLRQKVLDANEQMASGALRVLGMAYRDMRPSENVDSEKDAESQLVFIGLAGMIDPPRREVRDAISVTRRAGIKTVMITGDHGTTAEAIAHQLGILQRGGTVLTGAQLTRMDDDELDKVSDNVYVFARVSPEHKLRIVKSLQRRGHVVAMTGDGVNDAPAIKAADIGISMGITGTDVTKEASSLVLGDDNFSTIVAAIEEGRNIYENIRKFIRYLLASNVGEILTMFFAMMLGLPLPLVPIQILWVNLVTDGLPAMALGVDQPEKDLMEHKPRGAKENIFARRLGWKIISRGFLIGLCTLGAFWLTLRVAPENPAQLIRAQSVAFATLVMAQLIHVFDCRSSRSVFHRNPFQNKYLVLAVLSSVILMLAVMYIPFLQPVFKTVPLNFREWCLVFVTAGIPTFLMGAGSVWGGKRNRGRSGSNSMIKSTKISA; encoded by the coding sequence ATGGAACAAAACAGTTGGCACCGGCTCGGTGCAGAAGAGCTGCAGAAAATGTTCAATGTCCATCCGAGGACGGGCCTCAGTGGAGAGGATGCCGCGGAGCGACGGAAGCAAGATGGGTACAACGAGCTGTCCGAAGGAAAGACCGTATCCCCGTTTACCCTGCTGTTGAACCAGTTTAAGGATTTCATGGTGCTTGTGCTTATGGGTGCGACGCTCGTATCCGGTTTGCTTGGCGAATATTTGGATGCCATCACGATCATCGCGATTATCCTTCTAAACGGAGCCCTTGGGTTTGTCCAAGAGTTCCGCGCCGAACGTTCGCTAAGAGCTTTAAAACAGCTCTCCGCTCCTTCTGCCAAAGTACTGCGCGGGGGGAATAGCGAGGTCATTCCAGCGAAGATGTTAGTACCTGGTGATATTGTCTTGCTGGAGAGTGGTGATCGTATTCCCGCGGATATACGATGGCTGGATTGCAGTTCTCTATATGTGGAGGAATCCGCGCTTACCGGGGAATCACTGCCTGTCTCGAAGCATTCGGATGTGATCCACGCGGAGGAGATTCCGCTCGGCGATCAAAAGAATCTCGGGTTCATGGGCACAATGGTAACCAGAGGTACTGGAAAGGCTATCGTGATTCGAACCGGAATGAACACAGAGATGGGTAAGATTGCGGACCTGATTCAGAATACGGAATCTCAGGAAACTCCGCTTCAGCATCGACTCGAGCAGCTAGGGAAAATTTTGATCTATGTATCACTAGGTTTAACTATTGTGGTCGTAGCAGCCGGTATTTTACATGGACAGCCTGCCACTGCTATGTTCTTGGCTGGGGTAAGCTTGGCGGTCGCTGCGATTCCTGAAGGGCTTCCGGCTATTGTAACCATCGCACTTGCGCTGGGCGTGCAGCGGATGATCAAACGTAAGGCTATCGTTCGTAAATTGCCTTCGGTAGAAACCTTGGGCTGCGCATCCGTTATCTGTTCGGACAAGACGGGCACGTTGACTCAGAATAAAATGACGGTGACCCGATTATGGACGGGCGGACGTGGGCTTGAAGTAACAGGTGAAGGTTATGCTCCAAACGGACAGGTTCTGGAGAAAGGTAAGCCTGTAGATCTCAAAAATGATCAAAGTTTACGGCGGATGTTACAGGTGGGTGCTCTGTGCAGTAATGCGGAGATTATCGAAACCTTCCCGACCGAAGTTCGGGGTATTCGGGGTAAACGCAAAGGGAAGGATAAGGACAGCGTAGTTGATAAATCATCTGACAGCTCATCCATCTGGGAACTCAAAGGCGATCCAACTGAAGGGGCTTTAGTGGCTCTTTCAGGGAAGATGGGTCTGACCGCCCAGACGCTTGCCGTAACCTATTCCCGAGAGAAGGAATTTCCATTCGATTCCGAGCGGAAATTAATGTCAGTTATTATTGGTCATCCCGGCGGGCGGATGGTGTGTACGAAAGGCGCGCCTGATGTGCTGCTTAATCGCTGTTCGTATATGCTCTGGGAGGGCGGTGTCGTGCCTTTAACGCCAACATTGCGGCAGAAAGTACTCGATGCCAATGAGCAAATGGCTTCAGGTGCTCTTCGTGTATTAGGAATGGCTTATCGTGATATGCGCCCAAGTGAAAATGTGGATAGTGAAAAGGATGCGGAGAGCCAACTTGTCTTTATCGGATTGGCTGGAATGATTGACCCACCGCGCCGTGAAGTCCGTGATGCCATTAGCGTCACACGCCGAGCAGGGATTAAGACTGTAATGATTACTGGGGACCACGGAACGACTGCAGAGGCCATTGCTCATCAATTAGGGATTCTGCAACGTGGGGGCACAGTATTAACAGGAGCTCAACTGACTCGAATGGATGATGATGAGCTGGATAAAGTATCGGATAATGTGTACGTATTCGCCCGCGTATCTCCAGAGCATAAGCTTCGTATCGTGAAGTCTTTGCAGCGTCGTGGTCATGTTGTGGCTATGACCGGAGACGGTGTCAATGATGCTCCGGCCATTAAAGCAGCAGATATAGGAATATCTATGGGGATCACCGGCACAGATGTGACCAAGGAAGCATCTTCATTAGTTCTAGGGGATGACAACTTTTCAACCATTGTTGCTGCCATTGAAGAGGGTAGAAACATCTATGAGAACATTCGTAAATTCATTCGATACCTGCTCGCATCAAATGTAGGGGAAATCTTGACCATGTTCTTTGCTATGATGCTCGGCCTGCCTCTGCCGTTAGTGCCCATCCAAATTTTATGGGTCAACTTGGTGACAGACGGTCTGCCAGCAATGGCGCTTGGTGTTGACCAGCCTGAGAAGGACTTGATGGAGCATAAGCCACGTGGCGCGAAGGAAAATATTTTTGCCCGTCGTTTAGGATGGAAGATCATAAGCCGGGGATTTTTAATTGGTTTATGTACGTTAGGAGCATTTTGGCTAACCTTACGTGTGGCACCAGAGAATCCAGCGCAGCTGATTAGAGCACAGTCCGTAGCTTTTGCGACACTCGTTATGGCTCAATTGATTCATGTCTTCGATTGCCGCAGTTCTCGTTCGGTGTTCCATCGAAATCCGTTCCAGAATAAATACCTAGTTCTTGCTGTATTGTCATCCGTGATTTTGATGCTGGCTGTTATGTATATTCCATTTCTCCAGCCCGTCTTCAAAACAGTGCCGCTTAATTTCCGTGAATGGTGTCTAGTATTTGTAACAGCGGGGATTCCGACCTTCTTGATGGGGGCTGGCAGTGTTTGGGGCGGTAAACGTAATCGTGGTCGTAGCGGCAGTAATTCGATGATAAAAAGTACAAAAATTTCGGCATAA
- the dapF gene encoding diaminopimelate epimerase, protein MEFTKMHGLGNDFIVVFGEQELPSNAADLAVTLCNRFFGIGADGLVYILPSERGDFMMRIMNSDGSEAEQCGNAIRCVSKYVYDHGLVNSEQIVIETIGAGEQKVTLNVKDGVVETVTVDMGEPVLSGLQIPVSIDAEPVLSQPIESDGTEFKFTAVSMGNPHCVIYVEDAVSFDLATWGPKLEVHPLFPRKVNVEFATVLDRGRVDMRVWERGAGPTLACGTGACATLVSSVLNGLTDRAAWISLKGGDLYIEWNEEDNHVYMTGPAEVVFTGSVAL, encoded by the coding sequence ATGGAATTCACAAAAATGCACGGTCTCGGAAATGACTTCATTGTAGTTTTCGGTGAGCAAGAGCTACCAAGCAATGCAGCGGATCTTGCTGTAACGTTATGCAATCGGTTCTTCGGAATTGGTGCTGATGGACTAGTATACATCCTACCATCTGAACGTGGCGATTTTATGATGCGAATTATGAATTCTGATGGTTCGGAAGCGGAGCAGTGCGGAAATGCCATACGCTGTGTATCCAAATATGTTTACGATCATGGCTTGGTAAACTCCGAGCAGATTGTGATTGAAACGATTGGTGCCGGAGAACAAAAGGTTACCTTGAATGTAAAAGATGGTGTAGTGGAAACTGTAACGGTTGATATGGGCGAACCTGTATTGTCTGGCCTTCAAATACCAGTGTCTATTGATGCAGAACCCGTGCTCTCACAGCCGATTGAATCGGATGGAACCGAATTTAAGTTTACTGCAGTATCTATGGGTAATCCTCATTGTGTTATCTACGTAGAAGATGCCGTATCTTTTGATCTTGCGACATGGGGACCTAAGCTAGAAGTACATCCATTGTTCCCAAGAAAGGTAAACGTCGAGTTCGCGACGGTTCTGGATCGAGGCAGAGTAGATATGCGGGTATGGGAACGTGGAGCTGGACCAACACTTGCTTGTGGGACTGGAGCTTGCGCAACTTTAGTGTCTTCTGTTCTGAATGGTCTGACAGACCGGGCGGCTTGGATTAGTCTAAAGGGTGGCGATTTGTATATTGAATGGAATGAAGAGGATAACCATGTGTATATGACGGGACCCGCTGAGGTTGTATTCACAGGCAGTGTAGCACTATAG